The window CAGCCGAACCTACTTCGGCTATCCATGACTTACCGGGGGACCCCGCATCGGTCGGGGCGTCGGCCTCCGCACCCGAGCCGGCGGTCGAGTACGTGTACGTCGACGAACCGGCGCGCGCGGGCGATCGTCACGATGACGACGACGAGGAAGACGAGCACGAGAACAACGAGCACGAGGACGACGACGAAGACCGCGAAGAACGAGGTGGCCACCATGACGATGATGACTGAGCGCGAGGTGCAGAAGCGGTTGGTCGACCTGTCGGTCATCGCCCTCTAGGCGCTGGTCCTCGGCAGCGGCTACCTGCTGGCTTCGAGCGTGGACCGGGAGCACGCGCGGCTCGCCCCGGCGGTGCAGGAAGAAGCCGTCCAGCTCGCTACGGTCAGCGCCGACGTGACCGACGCGCCACCGGTGCCCGGGCTGCAACCGGCGCCACGGCCCACGCGCCGCGTGGTGGTGGTGCGTCGCACGAGGGCGTCATGAAGCAGCACGCGTTTCTCGCGATGGGGACCGACTGGACGATCCTCGCCGACGGCTGCGGCGCCGAGGCCATGAATCGGGCGGAGCGGCTGGTGCGCGACGTGGAGGGGCGACTCTCCCGCTTCCTGCCCGACTCGGCCGTCTCGCGGCTCAACCGCGACCGCGAGGCGAGCGACCCCGTGCTGGCCGCCGTGCTGCACGAGGCCATGGGCTTCTGGCGCGACACCGGAGGGGCCTTCGATCCGCGCCTCGGAGCCCAGCTCGCGTCGCTCGGCTATGACCGCCCGTTTGCCGACGTGATGAGCCCGGCGGGGTCATGGCGCGGCGCGGACGCCCAGGTGCTCCACGTGATCATCGAGGGCGACCGCGTGCGGCTCGAAGGCGCCGGCAGCGTGGACCTCTGCGGCATCGCGAAGGGCTGGACGGTAGACCGGGTGCTCGACGGGCTCGTCGTCGCGGGCGCCGAGGCGGTGCTCGTGGACGGCGGCGGTGACATCGCGGTGCGCGGCGCCGAGTGGCCCATCGGATTGGACGACGACCTGAGCGTCCTGCTGCGCGATGGTGCCGTGGCCACGTCATCGACGCGAGGGCGGTGCTGGCAGTCGGCGCACGGTCAGCACGCGCACCACATCCTCTCGGCCCGCACCGGCCTCCCGGCGGAGTCCCCCGTCGACACCGTCACGGTGGTCGCGCCCAACGCCACCACCGCCGACGCCCTCGCCACGGCGGCGCTGGTCGACCCCTCTGGTCAGCTGCCGCTTCTCACGGGGCCCGGCTACCAGGCGGCCATGCGCGCGTCGAGCGGCGCCTGGTACACCACGCCCAACTGGAGCGACGCGCCATGAAGAGCGCGTTCCCGGTGTGGGTCCAACGCTTCGCCCTCGCGGCCCTGGGCGCTGCCACCGTGCTGTCCATGGCGCCCTTGGTGGAGCTGCTCGCCGCGCCGGGGTGCCCGTGATGTGGTGGGCGGATCGTGCCCTCGGCTTGCTGGCGTACGTGGCGCTCTGGCTGTCCACGCTGTTCGGCGTGCTGGTGGCCAGCCGCGGGGCGGGAGGACTGCTCGACCGTGCCACGGTGCTCCAGCTGCACAGTCGCTGGGCGCTCGTCGCGCTCAGTGCCACGGGACTCCATGTCCTCACCGTGGTGGGTGACCCCCACTCGGGCATCTCGCCGCTGGCCGTGTTCGTGCCCGGGGTGGCGGAGAAGCTCACCGCGCCGGTGACCCTCGGCACCGTGGCGCTCTACGGGCTGGTCAGCCTCGGAGTCGCTACCTACCTGGCCGACCGCATCCCGAAGGTGGTCTGGCGCGCCATCCACGCCACCGCGTTCGGCACGTACCTGCTGGCTCTCGCTCACGGCATCTTCGCGGGCAGCGAGACCCAGCTCCTAGCCGTGCGTGCGCTCTACGTCGGCACGGGAGCCGTGCTCGTAGTGGCCCTCGTGCAGCGCGTGTTGCTCCGCCTTCTTCCCTCAACCTCGAAAGTTGGACCTGCATCATGAAACGCATCCTCGTCTGGGACCTCCCCACTCGGCTCTTCCACTGGCTGCTGGCGGGCTCGTTCGTCGCAGCGTTCGCCATCGCCAACGTGGTGGACGACGACAGCTCCACCTTCGTGGTCCACATGCTGCTCGGCGCGGTCATGGGCCTCCTGGTCGTGTTGCGCGTGGTGTGGGGCTTCATCGGCTCGCGCTATGCGCGCTTCGGCTCGTTCGCCTTCGGCCCGAGCGACGTGATCGCCTACGTGAAGGGGCACCGTCAGCGGGGAGGGAAAACGCTACCTGGGGCACAACCCGGGCTCTAGCGTGGCCATCTGGGCCATGCTCGGGTTGACGCTCGGGCTGGGGGTGAGCGGCGCTCTCATGTCCTCCAACGAAGCCCTCGAAGAGGTGCACGAGGTGCTCGCCTATGCGCTGCTGGCGGTCGTGGTCACGCACGTGGCGGGCGTCACCTGGCACACGCTCCGGCACCGCGAGAACATCACCGCCAGCATGGTGAGTGGCTACAAGGAGGGTGAGCCCGAGGCCGCCATCCCGTCGGTACATCCACTGGCTGCCGCTGTCTTCTTGGTGCTGACCGCCGCGTGGGCAGGGCTGTTGGTGCAGGGCTACGATGCCGCGACGCGCACCGTCACTCTTCCCTTGGTGGGCGCGCGGCTGCAGCTGGGCGAAGGCCCCGAGGGCGGAGGCGGCGGCGCAGGCGAGCCGAGTGCCACTCGCGCCGAGGAAGCGGAGGAGGAGGAAGACGACGACTGAGCCCGCAGTTCACGGTGCTTCGTTTGAAATGGGTCACATGCACGCGAGGGCATCGCTGCGGAGCGTTCCCCTCGCGTGGATGAGCCAGCGAGCCGCGATGCGCGATCAGGCGACGGTGAAGAGGAAGCCCGCCACGATCATCCAGAGACCCACGCCGATGGCGACGAGCCCGAGCATGCCCTGCTTGGGCGCCAGCTTCGCGATGGTGGTGTCCAGCTTGGCCACGGCCGCCTCGTCCTTGACGAAGGTCTTCATGACGCCGACACCCCAAAGAGCAGACCCAGGCACAGCAGGAGCACGGCGTTGGCCAGGCCCGTCGCCCAGAGGATGGGCACGGTCGCGAGTGCGGCAATGGAGGCACGAGAGCACGATGCCGATGGCAACCCCAGATGGCGGAGATGGCGCCAATCCAGCCCTGATAGGGCGCCAGCTTGTCGATGAGTTCCTTCGCGTCCGGCTTCTTCGCGATGATCAAGCTCGCCGCGCCGAGCACTCCAAGAACAACCAACCAAAGTGGCGCTTCCGGGGTTGGAGTGGAATTGGGGTCTTGATCGGGTGACCCAGAGGGGGCGACGCTCGGCGGCGTGAACGACGTCGAACTCTATCAGGCGGTGCTTGGCATCCAGGCGCCATGGAAGGTCACGAAGGTGGAGCTGGCGCTGACGGACGGTCGGGTGGACGTGTGGGTGGAGCACCCGCGCGGACAGAAGTTCGCGTGCCCCGACTGCCAGACGATGTGCCCCATCCACGACCACACGCCGGCGCGAACGTGGCGCCATCTGGACACGTGCCAGTACCGGACGCTGCTGCACGCGGGGCCGCCACGCGTCCGCTGCGAGGAGCACGGCGTTCGGCAGGTGGTCCTCCCATGGGCGGAGGCCAAGTCGCAGTTCACGCTGCTCTTCGAGCGGTTCGCGATCGACATGTTGAAGGCGACCGACATCGCGAAGGCCGCCGCCATCCTGCGCATCAGCTGGGACGAGGCCATGACTATCAAGCGACGGGCGGTGGCGCGCGGCCAGGCCCGCCGAGCTGCCACCCCGTCCGCGCCCACGCGCGTGGGCGTCGACGAGAAGTCTCCCGGCAGGGGCAGTGAGTACTTCACGATCGTGTGCAACCTCGACACCAAGACGGTGGAGTGGATTGGCGATGGAAAGGACGGGCCCACCCTCGACGAGTACTGGAAGCGCCTTACTCCAAGCGACCTCGAGGCAATCGAGTGCGTCGCCATGGACATGGGGAAGGCCTACATCAGCTCGACGCTGCGCAGTGTCCCCGACGGGATTCGCAAGATCGTCTTCGACCGCTACCACGTCATGCACTGCGCCACCGCGGCGGTGGACCAGGTCCGCCGCAACGAGCATGCAAGCCTCACCCGGCAGGGAGAGACGTCGCCACTCGCGAAGACGCGCTACCTCTGGCTGTACAGCGAGGAGAACCTCCCCGACCGACACGTCGCCCGCTTCGAAGACCTCAAGACCAGCGAGCTGAAGACCGCCAAAGCCTGGGCCATGAAGGAGCTCCTGCGTCACCTCTGGGAGCACACCAGCAAGCCTGCCGCGGGTCGCTTCCTCAGCTCCCTCATTCGCTCGCTCAAGGCCATGAAGCTCCCGCCGCTCAACAAGCTCGCAAGCACCCTGGCAGACCATCGCGCGAACATCCTCACGTACATCGACCACCGCGTGACCAGCGCCGCCTGCGAGGGCATCAACTCCGTCATCCAGGAGCTCAAGCATCGCAGCCGCGGCTTCCGCAACCGCGAGAACTTCAAGACCGCGATCCTCTTCCAACTCGGCGGACTCGACCTCCATCCCGCTCTATCCCCTCAGCTGTGACCCACACGAACCCCGGAAGCGCCACCAAAGTCCATTGACCAAATCCATGCGATACCCCCGAGATGATGTGTGAATGTTCCCCGGCGGCGAGTATGCCATGTGAGTTGCGGTGGGGGGTAGGGTCTCCGTGCAATCAACACCACCTCGACCGCCGAGCCCCCGCCGAGTATCTTCGCCGACCATGCACTGGGTCGACCGCGCGACGGGCCGCTTTCTCTCGCGCAAAAAGATGTTTGCGGCGGGCTTTGGGGACGTGGATGCCCTCGAACGGATGCGCGACGCATCCGCGCTCTTCGACGTTACACACGGAATTTTCCTCGAAGAGGCCATCAAACAATCGCCATTCCTGACAGGGCGTCAGCGCTTTCAGCCGCGATCGACGAAGGGCCTCAACCAGCGTGAGGTCTCGTGGCACTCAGGCGCGGTCGATCCGCGCTTCGAGGACTCCGTGCGCCGGGGCCGCGCGCTCTTGCTCACGCAACAGGGCGAACTGTCGCGGGACGCTCCCCTCTGCATCGCCATGGCCGCGAGTGGTGAAGAGGGCTACGCGCGCCGCGTGAAGCTGCTGGCGCCGCTGGTGCGCGAGGGCTTAGAGGTGCTGGTGCTCGAGAACCCGTTCTACGGCGCGCGGCGCCGGCCGGGTCAGCCGTCTGCGCGGCTGCCCACGGTCTACGAGCAGTTCCACATGAACCACGCGTCCGTGCTGGAGACGCTGGGGCTGCTGCGCGCGCTGCGTGAGCGCCCTGGCTTTCAGCACAAGCCGCTGGGCCTGGTGGGCTACAGCATGGGGGGCTTCATGGTGTCGCTGGCCGCCGGTGCGTTCGGGCAGCCCCTGGCCGTGGTGCCCGTGGCGGCGGGTCGCTCTCCGCGCAGCGTGTACCTAGACGGTGCGCTCTCCTGGGCGGTGGACTTCGCTGCCCTCGAGCGCGAGGCCGGATGCACGCGCGTTCCTGGGCGACCTGTTCGAGGCCACCGCGCGGCACCTGCACGCCCCCGCGCCCGGGTCGTCCATCGTGATGGCGGCTGCCGAGCGCGATGGCTTCGTCTTCCCGGAAGAGACCGACCAGCTCCTGCAGCACTGGCCCGGCGCGTCCCTGCGGCGCTATCGCGGCGGGCACACGCACGTCTTCACCACCTTCGATGCGCACATTCGCCGCGCGGTGCGCGACGCCTTCCGCGGGCTCGTGCGCGGGTAGCGCCGCCAACGAAGAAGCCCGCCTGGACCGAAGTCGAGGCGGGCTCGTTCATGCGTTGCGCGCGGGTGTCAGACGCCGATGACGAAGCTGACGCTGGTGGTGCCGCTGCCGCCGATGTTGAGCGTCTGCACGTTCTTGGCGCCGGCCACTTGGTAGTCGCCCGCCGTGTTGGTGACCTGCTTGTAGGCGTCGAGCGCCTGGCGCACGCCGGAGGCGCCCACGGGGTGACCCGCGCCGATCAGGCCGCCGCTCGGGTTGATGGGGCAGCGACCGCCGAGGGCGATGGTGCCATCTTCCACGGCCTTCCAGCCTCACCCGGCTTGGGTGAGGCCGAAGTGGTCGATGGCCAGTCTCGCTGGTGGTGAAGCAGTCGTGCGTCTCGATGCAGTCGATGCCCGACACGTCCGCGATGCCAGCGCGCTTGCGGGCGCTGGTGATGGTGGAGCGCACGTGCGGGAGCACGTACTCGCTGTCCTTGCTCTCGGCGACCTTGTCGTCGAAGCGCAGGCGCGCCGTGTTGTGGCCCCAGCCCTTGATGCGCGGGATGTTCTCGAGCTTCACGCCGTTGCGCGCGGCCCACTTGCTGGCGAACGCGGCCGACGCGAGGATCACCGTGGCCGAGCCGTCGGTCACCTGCGAGCAGTCGCTGATCTTCACGCGGCCGCCCACGGCGCCGTTGAACTCGTCGCTCGCCAGGGCGTGCTCCTTGTTCATGTACCAGGTGCGGGTCTGCGCGTTGGGGTTCAGCTTGCCGTTGGCGTAGTTGATGGCGCTGATCTCGGCGAGGTGCTCGTCCTTGAGGCCGTAGCGCTTGTCGTACTCGTCGCCCAGCTTGCCGAAGAGCTTCGGGAACGGGAACTCCACGCCCTTGGCCTCGAGCTCGTACCAGGCCGCGGTGCCGAGGAAGTCGCCGCCCACGGAGGCGTTCACGGTCTTCATCTGCTCCACGCCCACCACGCACTGCACGTCGTAGCGGCCGGCCTCGATCTCGGCGCTGGCCGCGAGCAGCGCGATGCTGCCCGACGCGCACGCCGCTTCATGCCGCCCGGTGGGCAGGCCGCTGAAGGCCGGGTCGGCCTCCACGAAGAAGGCGCCGATGTGGCCCTGCTTCGCGTAGAGCGACGCGGCGAAGTTGCCCACGTGGCCGCTCTCGATCTCTTCCGGAGCCACCTTCGCGTCACGCAGCGCGCCGGCCACGGACTCGCGGATCATGGCCACGAAGTGCTTGCGCTCCTTGCTCCAGTTGCGGGCGAAGTCGGTCTGGTAACCACCAAGGATATAAACTTCTTTGGACATCTCGATTTTCTCCTTCTCTGCTGGTGGAACCGACGCTCAGCCGGCGACGAAGAACTTGCCGACGTTGATGGTGGGGTGGTTGAAGAAGCGCGTGCCCGGCGCGGCGTTCGCCAAGATGGCGGGCACGGGGACGCCCGACTTGCGAGGCCGATGGTGTCCACCAGCACGCTGGGCGGCGCCCAGTTGAAGCCCTGGCCCATGATGAGGTCGATGCCCGTGATGGTGTCGGTGCACTCGCCCACGCGGTGGAACGAGTAGCTGATGTAGCCAGAGATGACCTTGCGCGCGAGGTCGGCCTCGGGGCCCTTGGCGGCCACGAACGCGGCCATGGCGGCGTCGTAGCGACCGATGCGGTGCAGCTCCGCGATCTCGGCGATGTAGCTGAGGTCCGGGAACTTGATCTCGTCCACCGGCTGGTAGCGGTCGGTGCCGGGAATGAGCGCGAGCTTGCGCTTGCCGTCACGCATGAAGAAGCCGCGGCCGCTCTTGTTGCCGAGCGTGCCCTTGTCCATGAGCTCCGCCATGTACTTCGGCAGCTTGAGCGTGTCGTGCGCCTCGTCCTTGGTGAGGGCCACGATGTTGTCCACGATGGCGCGGTGGATGTCCCAGCCCACGAGGTCCACGGTGGCCAGCGGCGTGAGCGCGCGGCCCGTGTAGGGGCCGACGATCTTGTCGACCAGCGCGGGGCCGTGCTGCTCCGCCAGGATGGCGCACTCGTTGAGCACCTTGAAGCCCACGCGGTTACCGGCGAAGCCCGCCGTGTCGTGGGTGCGGATCATGGTGCGGCCGAGCTTCTTCTCCGAGTACGCCTCGATGAAGTCGAGCAGGCCGGGGTCCGTGTCCTTGTTCGCGATGAGCTCGGTACCCACGATGACGTTGGGCGGGTTGAAGAAGTGCAGGCCGAGGAAGTTCTTGCGGAACGACTCGCTGCGGCCCTCGGCCAGCGTGTTGATGCTGAGGCCGCTGGTGACGGTGGCCACGATGGAGTCCGGGCGACGCGCGGCGTCCACGCGGGCGAAGAACTCCTGCTTGAGCGCGAGCTGCTCGGTGACGGCCTCGAAGATGAGGTCGGCGTCGGCGCAGACCTTCTCGAGGTCCTCGTAGCCGCCGGTGTCCACGCGCTGCGACACGGTGTTGGAGCGGACCATGGCCTTCGCCGCGGCGAGCCCCTGGTCGGCCTTCTCCTTGGTGCGCGCGAGGAAGGTCACGCGGGGGACGGCCTGGGTGAAGAGGACGCCGCTGCCGAAGCCCATGGTGCCGTTCGCGCCGAGCACGACGACGTGGTTGAGCTTGCGGGACGCGAGCAGGTTCTGCGCGGATTGCGTCGAGGTGGACACCAGCTTCTTGCTCCTTGATGGGGCCCGTTTGTTACCGCCCTGTGAGGGGTCGATTCGCGCGAGCCGGGGGGTTGGGGCGCTGTTTACAGATTTACCAGCGCACGCCCGAAACGTGACGCGTCAGGGTGCAGACGTCAACCCCGAGTAACGAAATACACTATCCGGGTAGGCCTGTGACGGCAGTTTACACGCTGTTTACAAAACGCGCGTGGGGCCGTGATCTCGCGCGGGGATCTCGGGGGATCCGGGGATCTGGGCGATCAGGAAGGCGGGCCGGATGGGTCAACTGGGACCGGTGCCATGGGCACCCCGGCTGGAAGCCGGGGGCAGCAAACCACGCTTGGGCGACCTGAAAGTCCCCCCTTCGGGCGGACTAGATCGTGGTGCAGTTGGGGGCGGGCCTACCAAGGGTACTCGGACCCCGGTCTCGTGCCGTTGACTGCGCTCAGCTGACTGCGCTCAGCCGCGGAGGCGCTGCACGGTGCTGAGGAAGTTGCCTCCCAGGATCTTCTGGATGCGCTCGGCCGACCAGCCTCGGCGCAGCATGGCCTCGGCCAAGCGCGGTAGCTCCAGGATGGTGGGCAGGTCGGGGGGCGGGGAGATGGCGCCGTCGTAGTCGGTGCCGATGGCCGGCACGTCTTCGCCCGCGATGTTCACGATGCGCTCGAGATGATCGACCACGGTCTCCACCGTGGCGCCGCGCTTGGCGAGGAAGCCGCTCTGGAACATGACGCCCACGCACCCGCCGGTGTCGGCCACGGCGCGCAGCTGCTCGTCGGTGATGTTGCGCCAGTGCTCGTACACGCCCGCGATGCCGGTGTGCGTGACCATCAGGGGCTGCGTCTTGTCGTGCACGGCCACCGCGTCGAAGAAGCCGCGCCGGCTGATGTGCGCGAGGTCCAGGAAGATCTTCTTCGCGTTCAGCACCTCGATGTACTCACGGCCCCGGTTGGTGAGCCCGTCGTTGCCCCCGAGGCGCGCCGCTGGCGAGCTGGTGGTCCCCAGGCTCGAGTTGGACAAGTGCACCAGCGTGATGCGCAGCACGTGCTGCGGGTCCAGCTTGTCGAAGTCGGTGAGGTCGTAGTCGAGGCAGTTGCCGCCCTGCACGCCGAGGAACACGCCGTGCTTCCCGGCCGCGCGCGCCTCGCGGTACTGCGCCGTGGTCCGCACGATGCGGAAGACGTCGGGGTACTTCGCGAACTCGCCCTCGAAGCGCCGCAGGTTCTTGAAGAACAGGTTCCGGCGCACCTTGGCGGGCAAGAACGGGTTGGTGGTGATCAGCCACACGCCGCCGGTGAGCCCCGCCTCCATGGCGCGCGGGAAGTCGCAGTGGCTGTAGAAGTGGCGACCCAGCAAGCCCTCGCCGTGCTTCTTCCCGAGGTCGTAGCCGAAGATGCGCGTCCAGATGAACGTGTCGAGGTGCAGGTCGATCACATCGCTCTTCGCGTAGATCTCGACGGCCTCGCGGCTGATGGACAGGCGGTTGGCCCAGGCGGCGAGGTCTTGGCGGGGATCGGTGAAGGCGAGCGTCGGCATGCGCGGAGGGTAGACCAATGGTGGGGTAAGGCGAAGTAGGAGAGGCGCAGCGGCCAGCGTCGGCCAGAGAAGTGGCGAGAGGCAACTGCTGTGTGATTTCCCCCCCCACCTACAGTCGTGCGTGTGCGAGGTCACTGTACAGCAGGATCAAAGCATTCCAAGAAGCTCCCAAGCCCATCGAAGCAGCCGCCGCCGATTTCGACCGCCTCTTCGACCCCGAGCGATGCGGTGACGCGGACGTGCGCCGACAGGTGCTGACGACCGTGTCACACAAGGACGATCTCCTCACCGTGCTCGGGCACCCCTTCGTGCTGCCCGAGAACAACTGTCAAGAGCGAGGCGCCAAGGCCCGCGCACGCAGTCGCAAGCGCGACGTCAGCTTCGGACCACACTCCGAGTAGGGGCTCCACGCGTGGGACACCATGCAGTCCACGGTCGGCACCCTGCGCAAGCTCGGCATCAGCCCCACCGCGTTCATCGCCGACCGAATCACTCAAGCCAACACCATCCCTCCACTCGAGGTCCTCGTCACGAACGAGTGCCTCCGGCGCTGGGGGCCGATGGACGCGTTGCCAGGGACTCCCAGGGACTCTTTGAGAAGTCTCCGCTATGACGCGTGATCAGCAGGTGACCGGCACCCACCGAACCCGTAGCGGGTACACGTGCGGTGGTGTACAGTTCCGCGCGCGGGGCACGGCATGTGTTCTCGGCATTCCCTGCAGGTGGTGTGGAGGCACTCATGACCAATGTTTGGTACTACGAGCAACACGGCGAATCCACGGGTCCGGTACCTCTTGAGACGCTGCTCAGCGCCGCTCGCGCGGGGCACCTCGGTGAGCAGACTCGCGTATGGAAAGCCGGGATGCCGTCATGGACCACGTGGACGTCCTTACCTGAACTCGCGGCCGCCGCGGGACCTCCGCCGCTGCATCCACTTCCACCGCCACTAGAGCCCCTCCGGGCAGATCGCGCCTGCGTCTTCGGCACAGCCGCCAACAGGCGTGAGCAGCGCCCCTAGCGTCTGGGCGTCGCCACCGCCAGGCCGCGCCATCGTCCCAGCACCGGCGGCGCCACAGTATGCGCGTCGGGTGGCTTCACGACTGACCCCCGTCGACATCGTCACGACCATGGTGCTGTCGGTCGCGACGCTGGGGATTTACGGAACGTCGTGTTCTTCCAGTGCGCGTCAGTACCAAGCGGCCGCCCCGGGACCGGGAAGAGTTTCGACCTCTACTTCTGGCTGTACATTGGGCTCTGGTTGCCTACCATCGTTTTCTGATCGGCTTCTTACCGGTTGGAATCATTCTTCTAATCGGACAAATCATCGCGGGACACTGGCACTCGGCGAGATGCTCGACGCACGGACCGCGGTGGTCGCGCAGAACAGTCTCAATGTGCAGCTCACGTCGAGCGAGGCGCTGAAGGGGTACTGGCTCTTCGGTAACTTCCTCGGTCTGTTTCTCTGTGTGGGCATCATTCCCTTGATTATTCAAGCAGTGAAGCTCTTCGAGGATCACAACCGTATCAGCTCGGTTCTCACACCCGCGTAGTGGGCCTTCACGGTGTTACACAAACGGTCCAGACTGCCAGCGCTACCCCGCATGACGGCGCTTCCGGGGTTCGTGTGGGTCACAGCTGAGGGGGTAGAGCGGGATGGAGGTCGAGTCCGCCGAGTTGGAAGAGGATCGCGGTCTTGAAGTTCTCGCGGTTGCGGAAGCCGCGGCTGCGATGCTTGAGCTCCTGGATGACGGAGTTGATGCCCTCGCAGGCGGCGCTGGTCACGCGGTGGTCGATGTACGTGAAGGATGTTCGCGCGATGGTCTGCCAGGGTGCTTGCGAGCTTGTTGAGC is drawn from Sandaracinaceae bacterium and contains these coding sequences:
- a CDS encoding alpha/beta hydrolase family protein, translated to MRSPGRWTSLPSSARPDARAFLGDLFEATARHLHAPAPGSSIVMAAAERDGFVFPEETDQLLQHWPGASLRRYRGGHTHVFTTFDAHIRRAVRDAFRGLVRG
- a CDS encoding 3-hydroxyacyl-CoA dehydrogenase family protein, encoding MSTSTQSAQNLLASRKLNHVVVLGANGTMGFGSGVLFTQAVPRVTFLARTKEKADQGLAAAKAMVRSNTVSQRVDTGGYEDLEKVCADADLIFEAVTEQLALKQEFFARVDAARRPDSIVATVTSGLSINTLAEGRSESFRKNFLGLHFFNPPNVIVGTELIANKDTDPGLLDFIEAYSEKKLGRTMIRTHDTAGFAGNRVGFKVLNECAILAEQHGPALVDKIVGPYTGRALTPLATVDLVGWDIHRAIVDNIVALTKDEAHDTLKLPKYMAELMDKGTLGNKSGRGFFMRDGKRKLALIPGTDRYQPVDEIKFPDLSYIAEIAELHRIGRYDAAMAAFVAAKGPEADLARKVISGYISYSFHRVGECTDTITGIDLIMGQGFNWAPPSVLVDTIGLASRASPCPPSWRTPRRARASSTTPPSTSASSSSPAERRFHQQRRRKSRCPKKFISLVVTRPTSPATGARSASTSWP
- a CDS encoding membrane dipeptidase, with amino-acid sequence MPTLAFTDPRQDLAAWANRLSISREAVEIYAKSDVIDLHLDTFIWTRIFGYDLGKKHGEGLLGRHFYSHCDFPRAMEAGLTGGVWLITTNPFLPAKVRRNLFFKNLRRFEGEFAKYPDVFRIVRTTAQYREARAAGKHGVFLGVQGGNCLDYDLTDFDKLDPQHVLRITLVHLSNSSLGTTSSPAARLGGNDGLTNRGREYIEVLNAKKIFLDLAHISRRGFFDAVAVHDKTQPLMVTHTGIAGVYEHWRNITDEQLRAVADTGGCVGVMFQSGFLAKRGATVETVVDHLERIVNIAGEDVPAIGTDYDGAISPPPDLPTILELPRLAEAMLRRGWSAERIQKILGGNFLSTVQRLRG
- a CDS encoding DUF4339 domain-containing protein; protein product: MTNVWYYEQHGESTGPVPLETLLSAARAGHLGEQTRVWKAGMPSWTTWTSLPELAAAAGPPPLHPLPPPLEPLRADRACVFGTAANRREQRP
- a CDS encoding transposase: MTSAACEGINSVIQELKHRSRGFRNRENFKTAILFQLGGLDLHPALPPQL
- a CDS encoding FAD:protein FMN transferase; the protein is MKQHAFLAMGTDWTILADGCGAEAMNRAERLVRDVEGRLSRFLPDSAVSRLNRDREASDPVLAAVLHEAMGFWRDTGGAFDPRLGAQLASLGYDRPFADVMSPAGSWRGADAQVLHVIIEGDRVRLEGAGSVDLCGIAKGWTVDRVLDGLVVAGAEAVLVDGGGDIAVRGAEWPIGLDDDLSVLLRDGAVATSSTRGRCWQSAHGQHAHHILSARTGLPAESPVDTVTVVAPNATTADALATAALVDPSGQLPLLTGPGYQAAMRASSGAWYTTPNWSDAP
- a CDS encoding ISL3 family transposase translates to MNDVELYQAVLGIQAPWKVTKVELALTDGRVDVWVEHPRGQKFACPDCQTMCPIHDHTPARTWRHLDTCQYRTLLHAGPPRVRCEEHGVRQVVLPWAEAKSQFTLLFERFAIDMLKATDIAKAAAILRISWDEAMTIKRRAVARGQARRAATPSAPTRVGVDEKSPGRGSEYFTIVCNLDTKTVEWIGDGKDGPTLDEYWKRLTPSDLEAIECVAMDMGKAYISSTLRSVPDGIRKIVFDRYHVMHCATAAVDQVRRNEHASLTRQGETSPLAKTRYLWLYSEENLPDRHVARFEDLKTSELKTAKAWAMKELLRHLWEHTSKPAAGRFLSSLIRSLKAMKLPPLNKLASTLADHRANILTYIDHRVTSAACEGINSVIQELKHRSRGFRNRENFKTAILFQLGGLDLHPALSPQL
- a CDS encoding cytochrome b/b6 domain-containing protein gives rise to the protein MKRILVWDLPTRLFHWLLAGSFVAAFAIANVVDDDSSTFVVHMLLGAVMGLLVVLRVVWGFIGSRYARFGSFAFGPSDVIAYVKGHRQRGGKTLPGAQPGL
- a CDS encoding cytochrome b/b6 domain-containing protein, giving the protein MGHNPGSSVAIWAMLGLTLGLGVSGALMSSNEALEEVHEVLAYALLAVVVTHVAGVTWHTLRHRENITASMVSGYKEGEPEAAIPSVHPLAAAVFLVLTAAWAGLLVQGYDAATRTVTLPLVGARLQLGEGPEGGGGGAGEPSATRAEEAEEEEDDD